A region of the bacterium genome:
TGGAGCTGACCTAGTAGCGACGGGTCACTACGCACGCTTAGCTGCGGGGCGGCTTGTACAGGCTGTCGATGCGCGCAAGGACCAGACGTATTTTTTGTATCGCATGCCGCACGATACAGCCAAGCACACCCTCTTTCCTATAGGTGAATTACGCAAGCTAGCTGTTCGTGAGTTGGCGCAGCACACCGGTCTTCCGACTGCCGCGCGTCCAGATAGCATGGGACTTTGTTTTGTAGGGAAGATTCCATTGAAGGACTTTCTCTCAGAATTTGGCGAATTACATGGCGGTGAAGTGGTCGATGAGTCGGGAGTCGTGCTTGGGCAGCATGATGGGGTGGAACTCTACACAATTGGTCAGCGCCACGGCCTCGGCATTGGCGGCGGTAAGCCTTATTATGTGTTGTCGAAGGATTTGTCTTCTCGCCGTGTCGTCGTGACGACCGACCCGACGAAGCTGCGGCGTGATCATTATGATATCTCGGATGCCGTGTGGTGGGATGAGGTGCGTGAAGATCGAGCATATCAAGTGCGCAGTCGGCATCTGGGAGAATTACTGCCGTGTCGCGTTGAGACTAAGGGTGTGAATTGGCGGATCCATCTCAAAGGTGGGGCGCATCGCGGCGTGGCACCTGGTCAGCACGCAGTGCTGTATGACGGCGAGCGAGTACTGGGTGGTGGCGTCATAATATAGCAAAAAGTATTCCTATCAAGGCTCACCCTTCATCCTGTTTATGCTAAAATAGGGAGGTAAATAGGATCGATACCCCTTAAAATGGATGAGCTACAAAAAAGACCGTCCGGGTCTACTCCTGATCTGTCCTCAAGTTCGATGACGTACATGCCTAAGTCAAAGGGTGCGCCAGCCGAAGACAATGATTTCGCCATAGATAAGAAGTCTGAAAAAAAGACGGTCGCCGATTTGCCCGACAAGCTTGGAGCTGCTGAGGCCGAAAAGCAGGAGGGTATCAAGGTGATGGTCAATGGTAAGCCGAAGCAAACCCCATCACCAAAGCCTCAGCCCAAGCATGACGATGGGTCGCTCGCAGTACGCGCCTCGCATGTTGCGCCAGTAACTGATAGTCTTCATGCTGGAGGTAGTATGGCCCATCCAGAAGATATACCAAATCATAGCGCAAAAGCTCGCGGTGGTAGCAATAAGGGTTTGATTATTGTCATCGTGCTATTGCTACTCGCAAGCCTTGGCCTGGGATACATAGCTTACGCGAGCAACGTTCGAGTGACGAAATTGAATGCTGATCTCAAGCAAGCCAATGCAGACAAAGAGGCTCTACAGACTAAGGATACGACTACCGATGAGTCACCCATGACGCCCGCAATCGTTGGTGACAGCGTTGGAAAGCGATCAATTCCAGAGGTCGGCCTCACATATAAGCTGACGAGCAACACGAATAAAGTCACGTATGCGTATAGCGAGGTGCAGGAGTCGGGCGGCACAGTGCGCAGCGTACTGTCGTTTTCTACCACTACTTTGATAGCAGCGGAGCGAAAGGTGCTCAAGAATGGCGCAGCTCCGGCTTGTCTCGCGAGTGATAAGGCGCTTGGCTCGATTACTTCATATAAATCGACTGACACTGTGCCATCGGGCATGGGGAGCGGTAAGTTTAGTGACTTCAAGGTAGACGATAAGACTTCGTTTAAGCTCGGGGAGACGTACTATGTGTATAGCGCTCCTCAGGCGACATGCTCGAGCGACAAGACAGTTCAATCTGTTGAGACATCCGATAAAGCGATTGTCAGTGAGCTATTAACGAGTCTCGCGACA
Encoded here:
- the mnmA gene encoding tRNA 2-thiouridine(34) synthase MnmA encodes the protein MHTDTSIVSQATVYVGLSGGVDSSVAALLLQRAGYHVVGVYMKNWTQDIAGNECPWEADLRSAKSVAAHLDIELMIFDLQSEYKQLVVDEMVAAYRAGQTPNPDVLCNQDIKFRIFYDLCRADGADLVATGHYARLAAGRLVQAVDARKDQTYFLYRMPHDTAKHTLFPIGELRKLAVRELAQHTGLPTAARPDSMGLCFVGKIPLKDFLSEFGELHGGEVVDESGVVLGQHDGVELYTIGQRHGLGIGGGKPYYVLSKDLSSRRVVVTTDPTKLRRDHYDISDAVWWDEVREDRAYQVRSRHLGELLPCRVETKGVNWRIHLKGGAHRGVAPGQHAVLYDGERVLGGGVII